The Oncorhynchus masou masou isolate Uvic2021 unplaced genomic scaffold, UVic_Omas_1.1 unplaced_scaffold_1625, whole genome shotgun sequence sequence tactgactagtctaatacatgtatcctatactgactagtctaatacatgtatcctatactgactagtctaatacatgtatcctatactgactagtctaatacatgtatcctatactgactagtctaatacatgtatcctatactgactagtctaatacatgtatcctatactgactagtctattacatgtatcctatgctgactagtctatttatctattaggtctaatacatgtatcctatactgactagtctattacatgtatcctatactgactagtctaatacatgtatcctatactgactagtctaatacatgtatcctatactgactagtctattacatgtatcctatgctgactagtctatttatctattaggtctaatacatgtatcctatactgactagtctaatacatgtatcctatactgactagtctaatacatgtatcctatactgactagtctattacatgtatcctatactgactagtctaatgcatgtatcctatactgactagtctaatacatgtatcctatactgactagtctattacttgtatcctatactgactagtctatttatctattaggtctaatacatgtatcctatactgactagtctaatacatgtatcctatactgactagtctaatacatgtatcctatactgactagtctatttatccattaggtctaatacatgtatcctatactgactagtctattacatgtatcctatactgactagtctattacatgtatcctatactgacgagtctattacatgtatcctatactgactagtctaatacatgtatcctatactgactagtctaatacatgtatcctatactgactagtctaatacatgtatcctatactgactagtctattacatgtatcctatactgactagtctaatacatgtatcctatactgactagtctaatacatgtatcctatactgactagtctaatacatgtatcctatactgactagtctaatacatgtatcctatactgactagtctaatacatgtatcctatactgactagtctaatacatgtatcctatactgactagtctatttatctattaggtctaatacatgtatcctatactgactagtctattacatgtatcctatactgactagtctattacatgtatcctatactgactagtctaatacatgtatcctatactgactagtctaatacatgtatcctatactgactagtctaatacatgtatcctatactgactagtctattacatgtatcctatactgactagtctaatacatgtatcctatactgactagtctaatacatgtatcctatactgactagtctaatacatgtatcctatactgactagtctaatacatgtatcctatactgactagtctaatacatgtatcctatactgactagtctaatacatgtatcctatactgaccagtctattacatgtatcctatactgactagtctaatacatgtatcctatactgaccagtctattacatgtatcctatactgactagtctaatacatgtatcctatactgactagtctatttatctattaggtctaatacatgtatcctatactgactagtctaattcatgtatcctatactgactagtctatttatctattaggtctaatacatgtatcctatactgactagtctatttatccattaggtctaatacatgtatcctatactgactagtctaattcatgtatcctatactgactagtctatttatctattaggtctaatacatgtatcctatactgactagtctggATTAAACCTCATAGGCAGACCGTTTTATCATTTAGAGATTTCATTCAGGTCTCTGTTTAACTAAATAATCTGTTTTTCTTTGGCAGGAGAGATACCAGACCCAGTGACGCCCACACCAGCGAGACAACATCActgctcccactgtggaaagagttttagttGGTTAGGGTACCTAAAACAGcatgagagaaaacacacaggagaaaagcctttccaatgttcccagtgtggaaagagatttACCTGGTTAGGAAGCCTAAGGGAGCATAAGAGAATACACTCTGGAGAGAAACCGTTccactgttcccagtgtggaatgACTTTCGCCTGGTTAGGGAGCCTGAAAACCCATGAGAGTTCACACACAGGGGAAAAacctttccaatgttcccagtgtggaaagcgtTTTACCCAGTTAGGGAGGCTGAAGGAGCATGAGAAGATACACACAGGGGAAAAGCCTTTCCAATGCTCCCTGTGCGGAAAGAGTTTTACCAAGTTAGGGGCCCTGAAGGAGCATGAGAAGATACACACAGGGGGAAAGCCTTTCCAATGCTCCCTTTGTGGAAAGAATTTTACCCGCTTAGGAAACCTAAAAGAGcatgagacaaaacacacacaagaaAAGCCCTACCAATGCTCCCTGTGCGGAAAGAGTTTTACCAAGTTAGGGGCCCTGAATAGGcatgacaggacacacacaggaggggaTAAGACATACTACTGCTCCCTGTGTGGAAAGACATTTAACCGATTAAGACATCTGAATAAGCATGAAAGAATacatacacaggaggagaagacataccactgctctcatTGTGGCAAgacattttcccagtcagaggacctgaaatcacatgagagaatagagagactgtGTTCTGACTTAAGTTTTTGACTGAGAGGTTTTTGTTTATGCCAAATGAAATCATATTGTTTATGAAATCATTAAAAATATGCCATCTTTAGAAAATATTCATCTGGAGACCTGATCTAAAATCAGATTAAACAcaatttttattttgttttgatTATGAACTTTAATGGATACAACTATAAACCCTCTGTTTATTATAATTTGGGGATATTATTATATAGATGAATGGAGTTTTGGATTTCTTGATTCTAACCTTAAACCTCTTGGATTTGATGTGATCTGGCTTTTCGCTAAATGAATTTGATTGAATACATGATTTAGATATTGCACCATGTAAATGATTGAATAAATGAATAGAATGTGCATTTCTTGATTTTGAACTTTGAAATCTCTTGAATTCAGTCGTTTTGTATCATTGAGTTAATATGTGATATGTGATGGCGTTTTTATAAAAACATTGATTGTTGTTGATGTGAAAAACACGAGTGTTCCCATCAATGTTATTCCACTATGTAGAAGCAGTATAGAGCTAGTTGTTTATTTTGATATTATCTGTTGACTGAATTAATCAGAATTGGCATAGAATACAGATGTGTAGTAGATGTGAAGTTTATATTAAAATTCTCACTCATCAAAAGTTCATTGATGAACCAAAGCTTCTCTTTGTAAGTCTCAATATAATATTAAACGTTTGAAAGAAACTGTCTGAAAATCAAATATTTTCCTCAACTGAGTTACCCACTCCAGACAACAGATGGCGATGTTTCTTGCGTGACGTATAATGTAATGGACGGGACGCTTCTttgtaataataaaataaaaaatgctttttggtcttaatttattTAGTACCAATACTCCCTTTACCCTGTCTAACTAGTACCAATACCCTGTCTAACTAGTACCAATACTCCCTTTACCCTGTCTAACTAGTACCAATACCCCGTCTAACTAGTACCAATACTCCCTTTACCCTGTCTAACTAGTACCAATACTCCCTTTACCCTGGCTAACTAGTACCAATACTCCCTTTACCCTCTCTAACTAGTACCAATACTCCCTTTACCCTGTCTGACTAGTACCAATACTCCCTTTACCCTGTCTAACTAGTACCAATACCCTGTCTAACTAGTACCAATACTCCCTTTACCCTGTCTAACTAGTACCAATACTCCCTTTACCCTGTCTGACTAGAACCAATACTCCCTTTACCCTAACTAGTACCAATACCCTGTCTAACTAGTACCAATACTCCCTTTACCCTGTCTAACTAGTACCAATACTCCCTTTACCCTGTCTAACTAGTACCAATACCCTGTCTGACTAGTACCAATACTCCCTTTACCCTGTCTAACTAGTACCAATACTCCCTTTACCCTGTCTGACTAGTACCAATACTCCCTTTACCCTGTCTAACTAGTACCAATACTCCCTTTACCCTGTCTGACTAGTACCAATACTCCCTTTACCCTGTCTAACTAGTACCAATACCCTGTCTAACTAGTACCAATACTCCCTTTACCCTGTCTAACTAGTACCAATACTCCCTTTACCCTGTCTGACTAGTACCAATActccttttaccctgtctaactagtaccaatactccctttaccctgtctaactagtaccaatactccctttaccctgtctgactagtaccaatactccttttaccctgtctaactagtaccaacactccctttaccctgtctaactagtaccaatactccttttaccctgtctaactaGTACCAATACTCCCTTTACCCTGTCTAACTAGTACCAATACCCTGTCTAACTAGTACCAATACTCCCTTTACCCTGTCTGACTAGTACCAATACTCCCTTTACCCTGTCTAACTAGTACCAATACTCCCGTTACCCTGTCTAACTAGTACCAATACTCCCTTTACCCTGTCTAACTAGTACCAATACTCCCTTTACCCTGTCTAACTAGTACCAATACTCCCTTTACCCTGTCTAACTAGTACCAATACCCTGTCTAACTAGTACCAATACCCTGTCTAACTAGTACCAATACTCCCTTTACCCTGTCTAACTAGTACCAATACTCCCTTTACCCTGTCTAACTAGTACCAATACTCCCTTTACCCTGTCTAACTAGTACCAATACCCTGTCTAACTAGTACCAATACCCTGTCTAACTAGTACCAATACCCTGTCTAACTAGTACCAATACTCCCTTTGCTGACAGCTGGAGCAGAACATCCTTTATTTGGAGCATGAGTTTTTAATTTACAATGATAAATAAGCCTACATCAAGATAAGAAGCTAATATGAAGTTAACAAGTTGATGATATTTCACTTAGCTATAGTATGTATAGTTgactagatagctagctaacaagctgcTCATTAGTCTATACACTGTGGCCTGCtgcagatagctagctaacaagcaacTCATTAGTCTATACACTGTGGCCTGCtgcagatagctagctaacaagcagcTCATTAGTCTATACACTGTGGCCTGCtgcagatagctagctaacaatcagCTCATTAGTCTACACACAGTGGCCTGCtgcagatagctagctaacaatcagCTCATTAGTCTACACACTGTGGCCTActgaagatagctagctaacaatcagCTCATTAGTCTACACAGTGGCCTGCtgcagatagctagctaacaatcagCTCATTAGTCTACACACTGTGGCCTActgaagatagctagctaacaatcagCTCATTAGTCTATACACTGTGGCCTActgaagatagctagctaacaagcagctcatcagtctacacactgTGGCCTGCtgcagatagctagctagctcacaatACAGCGTTTAACATTTCCCAAAGGTATTTACTTACTGTATAGGTTCACTCCTACGACCACGACATGAACACCATGCTGTACATGACGGCTGGCAGTTTGCACCTGCCGCTGTCTGCCTGGGATGAAAGGGTCCCTGGTATTGTCCTTAATTAAGCTAAGATAAAttagcatatacacacacacacagtcaatgtcAAAATTAATTATTATATCAGCATCTTGTATTTATTTACGGAACCCTAGTAGCTGTTACCAAGGCA is a genomic window containing:
- the LOC135531526 gene encoding zinc finger protein 501-like, with the translated sequence MSSLSYSPPVKEEEVCWTEKEALGMNIVMKEEDDVSVKGEEEAFRMKEEVEEAISITLKEEDDVTAKEEKEHIRVKDEEGIETVTVEEDKEPVVVAEEDILRKEEEDVLGDEEEGEETEDLINTREIPDPVTPTPARQHHCSHCGKSFSWLGYLKQHERKHTGEKPFQCSQCGKRFTWLGSLREHKRIHSGEKPFHCSQCGMTFAWLGSLKTHESSHTGEKPFQCSQCGKRFTQLGRLKEHEKIHTGEKPFQCSLCGKSFTKLGALKEHEKIHTGGKPFQCSLCGKNFTRLGNLKEHETKHTQEKPYQCSLCGKSFTKLGALNRHDRTHTGGDKTYYCSLCGKTFNRLRHLNKHERIHTQEEKTYHCSHCGKTFSQSEDLKSHERIERLCSDLSF